A region of Candidatus Methylomirabilota bacterium DNA encodes the following proteins:
- a CDS encoding acetamidase/formamidase family protein: protein MTTAVKTWYLFDVNPSTPPALEVAPGEEFTLEVRGAFADVPDIRLVPTPFTPACDGHPLAPIAGPVRVRGAEPGDAVVVDLLEITPHGDGKTAIVRDFGVLRAEFGEPTAVGCPVKDGYAWFGGRIPLPLNPNLGTVSTMPPDGYKPAYAGPYGGDFDQKDVRAGARVHLPVMVEGALLFFADPHAAISDGIISGTGVECDATVRARVALDKQRALDRPIIEVDDTVQVLGFGPTVEIATEDAARGAVDFFVARTGLDRREAYMLLSIVGELRIGTSPRPVMAARLIIPRAVLVAAAGR, encoded by the coding sequence ATGACGACCGCGGTGAAGACCTGGTACCTCTTCGACGTCAACCCCTCCACCCCGCCCGCGCTCGAGGTGGCGCCGGGCGAGGAGTTCACGCTCGAGGTCCGCGGCGCCTTCGCCGACGTGCCCGACATCCGGCTGGTCCCCACGCCGTTCACGCCCGCCTGTGACGGCCACCCGCTGGCGCCGATCGCCGGGCCCGTGCGCGTGCGCGGGGCCGAGCCGGGCGACGCCGTCGTCGTCGACCTGCTCGAGATCACGCCCCACGGCGACGGCAAGACGGCGATCGTCCGCGACTTCGGCGTGCTGCGGGCGGAGTTCGGCGAGCCGACCGCCGTCGGCTGTCCCGTGAAGGACGGCTACGCGTGGTTCGGCGGGCGCATTCCCCTCCCGCTCAATCCGAACCTGGGCACCGTCTCCACCATGCCGCCCGACGGCTACAAGCCCGCCTACGCCGGACCCTACGGGGGCGACTTCGACCAGAAGGACGTGCGCGCCGGCGCCCGCGTCCACCTGCCGGTGATGGTGGAGGGCGCGCTGCTCTTCTTCGCCGATCCCCACGCGGCGATCAGCGACGGCATCATCAGCGGCACCGGCGTGGAGTGCGATGCCACCGTCCGGGCGCGGGTGGCGCTGGACAAGCAGCGCGCCCTCGACCGGCCGATCATCGAGGTCGACGACACGGTGCAGGTGCTCGGCTTCGGCCCCACCGTGGAGATCGCGACGGAGGACGCCGCGCGGGGCGCCGTCGACTTCTTCGTGGCGCGGACCGGCCTGGACCGCCGGGAGGCCTACATGCTGCTCTCCATCGTCGGCGAGCTGCGCATCGGGACGTCCCCCCGGCCGGTGATGGCGGCGCGGCTCATCATTCCGCGGGCGGTGCTGGTGGCGGCGGCCGGGCGCTGA
- a CDS encoding UGSC family (seleno)protein — MSANPPDEYLDPTDSVAVPRQTARRPATLEGTVITLLDISKAKGDHLLDRIEELLRERARPQAIVRKKKPTFARPAPDPLRQEIVGRTDVLIEALADUGSCTTCSVHDGVFFEDHGIPTATVVSSEFVHAARAQAEALGARDYRTVVVPHPIQPLTREEVRALADKAFDEIVRRLTT; from the coding sequence ATGTCCGCGAACCCGCCCGACGAGTATCTGGACCCGACCGACTCGGTGGCCGTTCCCCGGCAGACGGCGCGCCGGCCGGCGACGCTCGAGGGCACGGTGATCACCCTGCTCGACATCTCCAAGGCCAAGGGCGACCACCTGCTGGACCGCATCGAGGAGCTGCTGCGCGAGCGGGCGCGGCCCCAGGCGATCGTGCGCAAGAAGAAGCCGACGTTCGCGCGGCCGGCGCCCGACCCCCTGCGCCAGGAGATCGTGGGGCGCACCGACGTTCTCATCGAAGCGCTCGCCGACTGAGGGTCGTGCACCACGTGCAGTGTGCACGACGGCGTGTTCTTCGAGGATCATGGCATTCCCACCGCGACGGTCGTCTCCTCCGAGTTCGTCCACGCCGCCCGCGCCCAGGCCGAGGCGCTGGGCGCCCGCGACTACCGGACCGTCGTGGTCCCGCATCCGATCCAGCCGCTCACCCGCGAGGAGGTGCGGGCGCTGGCGGACAAGGCGTTCGATGAGATCGTGCGGAGGCTGACCACATGA
- a CDS encoding DUF3047 domain-containing protein, with the protein MKWSWLSLAFALVMALVVPPPPVPAQAPDACKIVEDFAQAKVGEFPADWEARKDAGKAVYSVQEDGGLRFLRAHSKGLGIQAAKQHEWNLDAYPVLAWSWRPQEFPRGADEKDGKNDSALAVYMLVPYSRIVGPKAVKYVWSEKVPVGVHLTSNNGLTQVRVLRSGSDRKGQWVEERVNTRDDFLKFFEEKEVPKPAGIAVLTDSDDTKSSARGDYANFRVCRS; encoded by the coding sequence ATGAAGTGGTCGTGGCTGTCCCTGGCATTCGCGCTGGTCATGGCGCTCGTCGTTCCCCCGCCGCCGGTGCCGGCCCAGGCGCCGGATGCCTGCAAGATCGTCGAGGACTTCGCCCAGGCGAAGGTCGGCGAGTTCCCGGCGGACTGGGAGGCGCGGAAGGACGCGGGCAAGGCGGTCTACTCGGTGCAGGAGGATGGCGGGCTCCGCTTCCTGCGCGCCCACTCCAAGGGGCTCGGCATCCAGGCGGCCAAGCAGCACGAGTGGAACCTCGACGCCTATCCCGTCCTGGCCTGGTCGTGGCGACCGCAGGAGTTCCCGCGGGGGGCCGACGAGAAGGACGGCAAGAACGACAGCGCGCTGGCCGTATACATGCTGGTGCCCTACTCCCGCATCGTGGGGCCAAAGGCGGTCAAGTACGTCTGGAGCGAGAAGGTCCCGGTGGGCGTCCATCTGACCTCGAACAACGGGCTCACGCAGGTGCGCGTGCTCCGCAGCGGCTCCGACCGGAAGGGCCAGTGGGTGGAGGAGCGCGTCAACACGCGCGATGACTTTCTGAAGTTCTTCGAGGAGAAGGAGGTGCCCAAGCCCGCCGGCATCGCCGTGCTCACGGACTCCGACGACACCAAGTCGAGCGCGCGGGGCGACTACGCGAACTTCCGGGTCTGCCGCAGCTAG
- a CDS encoding VWA domain-containing protein: MDQRILEFIGDLRRAEIRISPSEALDALAAAAEVGLRDRETFKTALATTLVKEGRDRATFDRLFDLYFLDLQALGEGLKKAVGPEDPHLQDFLDQLVADEGLDLDELTELLLRGQGAEMEMTIRSGGRNVGLERLMYFLQVGYFSLRLADRLDVAAIERDLEQILRLLEARGLDPGQLARIRNYLELRLEAFRRLIRQHVERELERRAWRQGERLQRETLADKPLFALTADEVAQMKTVVARLARKIKDALVLRQRQEQRGRLDTRRTIRKSLQYDGVPMEVFLRRRHRDKPKLVTVCDVSDSVRNASRFMLQLVWSLQECFSRVRSFVFVSEVAEVTEAFSTYPVERAIEWALKAAPVDYHCRSDFGYAFSQFVRTELDTLDRRTTILVLGDARNNYNDPQAWALRMIRERVKGIIWLNPEGQWGWGVGDSVMPLYAPACDLVRECRTIGQLGEVVDNLVHHWWRRGR, translated from the coding sequence GTGGACCAGCGGATCCTCGAGTTCATCGGCGACCTCCGCCGGGCCGAGATCCGCATCTCGCCGTCAGAGGCGCTAGACGCGCTGGCCGCCGCCGCCGAAGTCGGGCTCCGGGACCGCGAGACGTTCAAGACCGCCCTGGCCACCACGCTCGTCAAGGAAGGGCGTGACCGCGCGACCTTCGACCGGCTCTTCGACCTGTACTTCCTCGATCTCCAGGCGTTGGGGGAAGGTCTCAAGAAGGCGGTCGGGCCCGAGGATCCCCATCTTCAAGATTTCCTCGACCAGCTCGTCGCCGACGAGGGCCTGGATCTCGACGAGCTCACGGAGCTGCTGCTGCGCGGGCAAGGGGCGGAGATGGAGATGACCATCCGCTCCGGCGGACGCAACGTCGGGCTGGAGCGCCTCATGTACTTCCTGCAGGTCGGCTACTTCTCGCTCCGCCTCGCCGACCGCCTCGACGTCGCCGCCATCGAGCGCGATCTCGAGCAGATCCTCCGGCTGCTGGAGGCTCGCGGGCTGGACCCCGGGCAGCTGGCGCGCATCCGCAACTATCTGGAGCTCCGGCTGGAGGCGTTTCGCCGCCTGATCCGCCAGCACGTCGAGCGGGAGCTGGAGCGACGGGCTTGGCGCCAGGGCGAGAGGCTCCAGCGCGAGACGCTCGCCGACAAGCCCCTCTTCGCGCTGACCGCGGACGAGGTCGCGCAGATGAAGACGGTGGTGGCGCGCCTGGCCCGCAAGATCAAGGACGCGCTGGTGCTGCGGCAGCGCCAGGAGCAGCGAGGCCGCCTCGACACCCGGCGCACGATCCGCAAGAGCCTGCAGTACGACGGGGTCCCCATGGAGGTCTTCCTCCGCCGGCGCCACCGCGACAAGCCCAAGCTGGTGACCGTCTGTGACGTGTCCGACTCCGTCCGCAACGCTTCCCGCTTCATGCTCCAGCTCGTCTGGAGCCTCCAGGAGTGCTTCAGCCGCGTGCGCTCGTTCGTGTTCGTCTCGGAGGTGGCCGAGGTGACCGAGGCCTTCAGCACCTACCCGGTGGAACGCGCCATCGAGTGGGCGCTCAAGGCCGCGCCCGTCGACTACCACTGCCGCTCGGACTTCGGGTACGCCTTCAGCCAGTTCGTGCGGACGGAGCTGGACACCCTGGACCGGCGGACGACGATCCTCGTCCTGGGCGACGCCCGGAACAACTACAACGACCCGCAGGCCTGGGCGCTCAGAATGATACGCGAGCGGGTGAAGGGTATCATCTGGTTGAACCCCGAGGGTCAGTGGGGCTGGGGCGTCGGCGACAGCGTGATGCCGCTGTACGCGCCGGCCTGCGACCTCGTCCGCGAGTGCCGGACGATCGGCCAGCTCGGCGAGGTCGTGGACAACCTCGTGCATCACTGGTGGCGCCGGGGACGCTAA
- a CDS encoding MoxR family ATPase, whose amino-acid sequence MFESVDDVQQRFRAANYIASRRISTVVFLAARMGRPVLIEGPAGVGKTELAKTLADVAARPLIRLQCYEGLDEGKALYEWKYAKQLLYSQLLRERIGELITDAMSLPDAVTKIAGQEDAFFSFRFLSPRPLLQAILADTPVVLLVDEIDKAEPEFEAFLLEVLSDFQVSVPELGTIRARHIPFVALTSNNARELSDGLKRRCLHLFIDFPTPAEELEIIRLKVPQIPERLAKAVVAAVQRIRAMDLRKSPSVSESLDWARSLVILNAQTLDPALVESTLTMLVKYEKDLERVRGALDKVLAD is encoded by the coding sequence ATGTTCGAATCGGTCGACGACGTCCAGCAGCGGTTCCGCGCCGCGAACTACATCGCGAGCCGGCGGATCTCCACCGTCGTGTTCCTGGCCGCCCGGATGGGCCGCCCCGTGCTCATCGAGGGACCGGCCGGGGTGGGCAAGACCGAGCTGGCCAAGACGCTGGCCGACGTGGCCGCGCGCCCGCTGATCCGCCTGCAGTGCTACGAGGGGCTGGACGAGGGCAAGGCGCTGTATGAATGGAAATATGCGAAGCAGTTGCTCTACTCGCAACTACTGCGAGAGCGGATTGGTGAGCTGATCACCGACGCGATGTCATTGCCCGACGCCGTCACCAAGATCGCCGGGCAGGAGGACGCCTTCTTCTCCTTCCGGTTCCTCTCGCCGCGCCCGCTGCTCCAGGCGATCCTGGCGGACACGCCGGTCGTCCTCCTCGTCGACGAGATCGACAAGGCCGAGCCGGAGTTCGAGGCGTTCCTCCTGGAGGTGCTCTCCGACTTCCAGGTCTCGGTGCCGGAGCTGGGGACGATCCGCGCCCGGCACATCCCGTTCGTGGCGCTCACGTCCAACAACGCGCGGGAGCTCAGCGACGGCCTCAAGCGGCGCTGCCTGCACCTGTTCATCGACTTCCCGACGCCGGCCGAGGAGCTCGAGATCATCCGCCTCAAGGTGCCGCAGATCCCCGAGCGGCTGGCCAAGGCGGTGGTGGCGGCAGTCCAGAGGATCCGGGCGATGGACCTGCGCAAGTCGCCGTCGGTCTCGGAGTCCCTGGACTGGGCGCGCTCGCTGGTGATCCTCAACGCCCAGACGCTCGATCCCGCGCTGGTGGAGTCCACGCTGACGATGCTGGTGAAGTACGAGAAGGACCTCGAGCGTGTCCGGGGGGCGCTCGACAAAGTCCTCGCCGACTGA
- a CDS encoding isocitrate lyase/PEP mutase family protein has protein sequence MSRRRTLRTLVEQKAGLVVPGAYDGVSARLIEHGGFPAVYMTGYGASASRLGLPDLGFTGLAEMADHARNLAAAVQIPLIADADTGYGNALNVRRTVQAYEAAGVAALHIEDQAAPKRCGHLAGHQVIPRGEFAGKIRAAVEARSDPDLLIIARTDAISAVDFDEALRRGEAAAKAGADVLFIEAPRAEAQVERIAREFDTPLLYNYAPGGRSPLLPFARLRELRYAILLLPVDTLFVAAKAVADFLRDLRAGDDARSLADRYIAFREFNDLIGVTAQLALAERYRDDGR, from the coding sequence ATGAGCCGCCGTCGCACCCTCCGCACCCTGGTCGAGCAAAAGGCCGGTCTCGTCGTGCCCGGCGCCTACGACGGCGTGTCGGCGAGACTGATCGAGCACGGCGGCTTCCCCGCCGTGTACATGACGGGTTACGGCGCCTCGGCCTCCCGGCTCGGCCTGCCCGATCTCGGCTTCACCGGGCTCGCCGAGATGGCCGACCACGCGCGCAACCTCGCCGCCGCGGTCCAGATCCCGCTGATCGCCGACGCCGACACCGGGTACGGCAACGCCCTCAACGTTCGCCGCACCGTCCAGGCCTACGAGGCCGCCGGCGTGGCGGCGCTCCACATCGAGGACCAGGCGGCGCCCAAGCGCTGCGGCCACCTCGCGGGCCATCAGGTGATCCCGCGCGGCGAGTTCGCCGGCAAGATCCGCGCCGCGGTCGAGGCGCGCAGCGACCCCGACCTCCTGATCATCGCGCGCACGGACGCCATCTCCGCCGTCGACTTCGACGAGGCCCTCCGGCGGGGCGAGGCGGCGGCGAAGGCCGGGGCCGACGTCCTCTTCATCGAGGCGCCTCGCGCCGAGGCGCAGGTGGAGCGGATCGCGCGCGAGTTCGACACGCCGCTGCTCTACAACTACGCTCCCGGCGGCCGGTCACCGCTGCTTCCCTTCGCGCGGCTCCGCGAGCTGCGCTACGCGATTCTTCTGCTGCCCGTGGACACGCTCTTCGTCGCGGCCAAGGCGGTGGCGGACTTCCTGCGGGACCTCAGGGCCGGGGACGACGCGCGGTCGCTCGCTGACCGCTACATCGCCTTCCGCGAGTTCAACGACCTGATCGGCGTGACCGCTCAGCTCGCGCTGGCCGAGCGCTACCGGGACGACGGCCGCTAG